A stretch of Natronospira bacteriovora DNA encodes these proteins:
- a CDS encoding cyclic nucleotide-binding domain-containing protein yields the protein MQDRDHDMLKGHEVFGPIGDKTRQAVLEDAFELDMPAGTTLFRQGEDAKFLHLVLEGRVALIGSSDGKDETVVEFFQAGDVFIMPAVILQLPFLMSARTVDDSRILMIPAQRFREEISSNGALSLACSRELSRHWRLLIRQVKDLKLRSAPQRLGSYLLSLADTHSDHAEIELEEQRGMLARRLGMTPENLSRAFSRLSDSGVKSRGRKIELSDIPALRAFCAYDDLT from the coding sequence ATGCAGGATCGTGACCATGACATGCTGAAAGGCCACGAGGTTTTCGGGCCGATTGGGGACAAGACACGCCAGGCGGTGCTCGAAGACGCCTTCGAACTGGACATGCCGGCGGGAACCACTCTGTTTCGACAGGGAGAGGATGCGAAATTCCTTCACCTGGTTCTCGAAGGTCGTGTGGCCCTGATCGGCAGTTCCGATGGCAAGGACGAGACCGTGGTGGAGTTCTTTCAGGCCGGTGATGTATTCATCATGCCGGCCGTGATCCTGCAACTGCCTTTCCTGATGTCGGCCCGCACTGTGGACGACTCCCGGATTCTCATGATTCCCGCCCAGCGTTTTCGCGAGGAGATCAGCAGCAACGGCGCCCTGAGTCTTGCCTGCAGCCGGGAATTGTCCCGTCATTGGCGGTTGCTCATTAGACAGGTCAAGGATCTCAAGCTGCGGTCGGCACCCCAGCGCCTCGGTTCCTACCTGCTCAGCCTTGCGGACACCCATAGCGACCACGCAGAGATCGAACTGGAAGAACAGCGTGGAATGCTCGCTCGTCGCCTGGGCATGACGCCGGAAAACCTGTCCCGGGCTTTCTCACGGCTGAGCGACAGTGGCGTAAAGTCGCGTGGCCGCAAGATCGAGCTCAGCGATATCCCGGCACTGCGCGCATTCTGCGCCTACGACGATCTCACCTGA
- a CDS encoding putative zinc-binding protein encodes MSRRPDKPIVYSCSGCSSAAQLANELAVRLDRQDEAEMSCIAGVGGNVKKLVRTAQSRRPILALDGCQLACVKACLSERGVTASHHVVLSDFGVKKRYRADFDPNEADALYERMAEAARSLSAGTTQETFNDAGS; translated from the coding sequence ATGAGCCGACGTCCGGACAAGCCCATTGTCTACTCCTGCTCCGGCTGCTCCAGTGCGGCCCAGTTGGCCAATGAGCTCGCCGTTCGCCTTGACCGCCAGGATGAAGCAGAGATGTCATGCATTGCCGGTGTGGGCGGGAACGTGAAGAAACTGGTGCGAACGGCCCAATCCCGCCGGCCGATCCTCGCCCTGGACGGCTGCCAGCTGGCCTGCGTGAAGGCCTGCCTGTCAGAGCGCGGGGTGACAGCCAGCCACCATGTGGTACTCTCCGATTTCGGCGTCAAAAAGCGTTACCGGGCGGATTTTGACCCGAATGAGGCGGACGCCCTTTATGAACGCATGGCGGAAGCCGCTCGCTCCTTGTCTGCAGGTACGACCCAGGAAACCTTCAACGATGCAGGATCGTGA
- a CDS encoding chorismate mutase, producing MRETDLNHIRTQIDRLDEQLLNLLVERLALARKAQACKQLAGLPPHSPERESEILQQLLRLARSSGIDGELIEAIYQPILTAGRSAGQNERSTP from the coding sequence ATGAGAGAGACGGATCTGAACCACATTCGGACACAGATCGACCGGCTTGATGAACAACTGCTCAACCTGCTGGTGGAACGCCTTGCACTCGCACGCAAGGCCCAGGCCTGCAAGCAACTGGCCGGTCTCCCCCCCCACTCACCGGAGCGGGAGTCTGAAATCCTGCAACAGCTGCTTCGGCTTGCCCGTTCCAGCGGTATCGACGGCGAGCTGATCGAAGCCATCTACCAGCCTATTCTCACAGCCGGCCGGAGTGCCGGCCAGAATGAACGGAGTACCCCATGA
- a CDS encoding MFS transporter → MASARFKQYSVLSANTIAFTICFMVWTMFGEIGVPIADELGLNETQFGILTAVPILIGSLVRLPLGAWTDRFGGRPVFFILMLTTVPAIWLVQFATEYWQLLVLGAFVGLAGGSFSVGISYTAKWFPRKQQGTAMGIFGAGNAGAAVTKYVAPTVIVVLSWQHVANIYAAIMLITAILFWFFTYSNPEHKNPSSVSLREQFKVLNDPKVWKYCQYYSVVFGGYVGVSLYLTRYYMMEYGVGIQLAALIATIFVLPSGVIRAFGGWLSDKFGAHNVTWWCMWSSLICFFFMSYPHTEYAIHTRDGGAIEFSFGLPMWLFTVLLFIVGIAWGLGKASVFKYLSDDYDRNLGLVSGMVGLAGGIGGFMLPIMFGALIDLTGVTTTIWMLCFGFTGVSVIWMWWTERRVPILTRDRYHQPSVRMTEPEQ, encoded by the coding sequence ATGGCCTCGGCCCGCTTCAAGCAGTATTCCGTTCTCAGCGCCAACACCATTGCCTTCACCATCTGCTTCATGGTCTGGACCATGTTCGGTGAGATAGGTGTGCCCATTGCCGATGAACTGGGCCTGAATGAAACCCAGTTCGGGATTCTCACGGCCGTGCCCATCCTGATCGGCTCTCTGGTACGCCTTCCCCTGGGCGCCTGGACGGACAGGTTTGGCGGCCGGCCGGTGTTCTTCATTCTCATGCTGACCACGGTGCCAGCCATCTGGCTGGTGCAGTTCGCCACCGAATACTGGCAGCTTCTGGTCCTTGGCGCCTTCGTGGGCCTCGCCGGTGGCTCCTTTTCAGTGGGCATCAGCTACACCGCCAAGTGGTTCCCGCGCAAGCAGCAGGGAACGGCCATGGGCATCTTCGGTGCCGGCAACGCCGGTGCGGCGGTCACCAAATACGTTGCGCCCACGGTCATCGTGGTTCTGAGCTGGCAACATGTGGCCAATATCTACGCCGCTATCATGTTGATCACGGCAATTCTCTTCTGGTTCTTCACCTACTCCAACCCGGAGCACAAGAACCCGAGTTCGGTCAGCCTCAGGGAACAATTCAAGGTTCTCAATGACCCCAAGGTCTGGAAGTACTGCCAGTACTACTCGGTGGTCTTCGGCGGCTATGTGGGCGTCTCTCTCTATCTCACCCGCTACTACATGATGGAATATGGCGTGGGCATTCAGCTGGCCGCCCTGATCGCCACCATCTTCGTGCTGCCGTCAGGCGTCATCCGCGCCTTCGGTGGCTGGCTGTCGGACAAGTTTGGCGCCCACAACGTCACCTGGTGGTGCATGTGGTCGAGCCTGATCTGTTTCTTCTTCATGTCCTATCCGCATACCGAGTATGCGATCCATACCCGGGATGGCGGTGCCATCGAATTCTCCTTCGGTCTGCCCATGTGGCTGTTCACGGTGCTGCTGTTCATTGTCGGTATCGCCTGGGGCCTGGGCAAGGCATCGGTCTTCAAGTATCTGTCCGACGATTATGACAGGAATCTCGGGCTCGTCTCCGGCATGGTGGGTCTGGCCGGCGGTATTGGCGGCTTTATGCTGCCGATCATGTTCGGTGCCCTGATCGACCTCACCGGCGTCACCACCACCATCTGGATGCTCTGCTTCGGCTTCACCGGGGTATCCGTCATCTGGATGTGGTGGACAGAGCGTCGCGTACCGATTCTTACCCGGGACCGCTACCACCAGCCGAGTGTGCGTATGACGGAACCCGAACAGTAA
- the narH gene encoding nitrate reductase subunit beta — MRIRAQIGKVLNLDKCIGCHTCSVTCKNVWTSREGMEYAWFNNVETKPGIGYPKEWENQDRWNGGWVRKSNGSIQPKIGGRWRILANIFANPDMPGIDDYYEPWDYDYGFLQNAPDTKTMPTARPRSALTGKRMEKIEWGPNWEEILGTEFEHRSRDYNFEGVQKEIYGQFENTFMMYLPRLCEHCLNPTCVASCPSGAIYKREEDGIVLIDQEKCRGWRMCVSGCPYKKIYYNWKTGKSEKCIFCYPRIEVGEPTVCSETCVGRIRYLGVLLYDADRIEEAASVPNEQDLYEAQLDVFLDPNDPEIIAEARKQGIPDNWIEAAQQSPVYKMAMDWKVAFPLHPEYRTLPMVWYCPPLSPIQSAADAGKIGFNGEIPDVDALRIPVRYLANMLTAGEEEPVVLAMERMLAMRAFMRARHVDGVEKPEVLERVSLDVETVEDMYRYMAIADYEDRFVIPTNQRENSESIYDGISERGGCGFSFGGGCDAGSSDPDVFGGKPLAQRKFFPIKADREKA, encoded by the coding sequence ATGAGAATTCGAGCGCAAATCGGCAAGGTTCTGAATCTGGACAAGTGCATCGGTTGCCACACCTGTTCGGTAACCTGCAAGAACGTGTGGACCTCCCGTGAGGGCATGGAATACGCCTGGTTCAACAACGTGGAAACCAAGCCCGGCATCGGTTATCCCAAGGAATGGGAAAACCAGGATCGCTGGAACGGTGGCTGGGTTCGCAAATCCAATGGCAGCATCCAGCCCAAGATCGGCGGGCGCTGGCGGATTCTGGCGAACATTTTCGCCAATCCGGACATGCCGGGTATTGATGATTACTACGAGCCCTGGGACTACGACTACGGCTTCCTGCAGAACGCGCCGGATACCAAGACCATGCCCACGGCCCGGCCGCGTTCCGCCCTCACCGGCAAGCGCATGGAGAAGATCGAGTGGGGCCCCAACTGGGAGGAAATCCTGGGCACGGAGTTCGAGCACCGATCCAGGGACTACAACTTCGAGGGCGTACAGAAGGAAATCTACGGGCAGTTCGAGAACACCTTCATGATGTATCTGCCCCGTCTCTGTGAGCACTGCCTCAACCCCACCTGCGTGGCTTCCTGCCCCTCGGGTGCGATCTACAAGCGGGAAGAGGACGGCATTGTCCTGATCGACCAGGAGAAGTGCCGCGGCTGGCGCATGTGCGTCTCCGGCTGCCCCTACAAGAAGATCTACTACAACTGGAAAACCGGCAAATCCGAGAAGTGTATCTTCTGCTACCCGCGCATCGAGGTGGGCGAGCCCACCGTCTGCTCCGAAACCTGCGTTGGCCGGATCCGCTATCTGGGTGTGCTGCTCTACGATGCCGACCGCATCGAGGAAGCGGCCAGCGTGCCCAATGAACAGGATCTTTACGAAGCCCAGCTGGATGTCTTCCTGGATCCCAATGATCCGGAGATCATCGCCGAGGCCCGCAAGCAGGGAATTCCGGACAACTGGATCGAAGCGGCCCAGCAATCACCGGTCTACAAGATGGCCATGGACTGGAAGGTGGCCTTTCCCCTGCATCCGGAGTACCGCACCCTGCCCATGGTCTGGTACTGCCCGCCTCTGTCGCCCATCCAGTCGGCGGCGGATGCCGGCAAGATCGGCTTCAACGGCGAGATTCCAGATGTGGACGCCCTGCGTATTCCGGTTCGCTATCTCGCCAACATGCTCACGGCCGGCGAGGAAGAGCCGGTGGTGCTGGCCATGGAGCGCATGCTGGCCATGCGCGCCTTCATGCGGGCCCGCCACGTGGACGGCGTGGAAAAGCCGGAAGTCCTGGAGCGAGTCAGTCTGGACGTGGAGACGGTGGAGGACATGTACCGCTACATGGCCATTGCCGACTACGAGGATCGCTTCGTGATCCCCACCAACCAGCGTGAGAACTCCGAGTCCATCTACGACGGCATCAGCGAGCGGGGTGGCTGCGGCTTCAGCTTCGGTGGCGGTTGTGATGCCGGCTCCAGTGATCCGGACGTGTTCGGCGGCAAGCCGCTGGCACAGCGCAAGTTCTTCCCCATCAAGGCAGACCGGGAGAAGGCCTGA
- a CDS encoding MFS transporter translates to MVKNNQDIDRWDPEDTTLWESEGKRIANRNLWISIPNLLLAFAVWMMWGMIAVQMLNLGFPFSEAQLFTLAAIAGLTGATLRIPASFMIRIAGGRNTIFFTTALMIIPCVGAWISLQNPDTPLWVFQLYAFLSGIGGGNFAASMSNISNFFPKRQQGLALGLNAGLGNFGVTTMQILIPLVMIAPVFWFLSGDPMILERASGTLIGRIEAGTETWIQNAPLVWALLLIPACIFAWFGMNNLRTVTPNPGHPLRAFGTLVGLYGVGFLTAAIGLYLFLPAPVGLGVLNMWLALPLIIVLTLGFLRILPGEVIRPGIKRQFTIFKDKHTWSMTVLYILTFGSFIGFSAALPLSIEVIFGYMNQVQADGSVERVANPDGPSALTFAWIGPFIGALIRPIGGWLSDKVGGSIVTQVISVVMVLASVAVGYVMMLAYAAEAPQDYFPAFLILFLVIFAACGIGNGSTFRTIGVVFSQELKGPVLGWTSAVAAYGAFIAPRVMGEQIQAGSPEIAMYAFAAFYAICLVVNWWFYLRKNAYIKNP, encoded by the coding sequence ATTGTGAAGAACAATCAGGACATTGACCGCTGGGATCCCGAAGACACTACGCTTTGGGAGTCCGAAGGCAAGCGCATTGCCAACCGCAACCTCTGGATATCCATCCCCAATCTGCTGCTGGCTTTTGCCGTATGGATGATGTGGGGCATGATAGCGGTCCAGATGCTGAATCTGGGTTTTCCCTTCAGTGAGGCCCAGCTGTTCACGCTGGCCGCCATTGCCGGTCTGACCGGGGCCACCCTGCGGATACCCGCCTCGTTCATGATCCGGATTGCCGGCGGCCGCAACACCATCTTCTTTACCACGGCGCTAATGATCATTCCCTGCGTGGGGGCCTGGATCTCATTGCAGAATCCGGATACCCCACTATGGGTGTTTCAGCTCTACGCCTTCCTCTCGGGTATCGGCGGTGGCAACTTTGCCGCGTCCATGAGCAACATCTCCAACTTCTTTCCCAAGCGCCAGCAGGGTCTGGCCCTGGGCCTGAACGCAGGCCTGGGTAATTTCGGTGTCACCACCATGCAGATCCTGATCCCGCTGGTGATGATAGCGCCGGTCTTCTGGTTCCTGTCCGGTGATCCCATGATTCTGGAACGGGCGAGTGGAACGCTCATTGGACGAATTGAGGCCGGTACGGAGACATGGATTCAGAATGCCCCCCTGGTCTGGGCGCTGCTTCTGATTCCAGCCTGTATCTTTGCCTGGTTCGGCATGAACAACCTCAGAACGGTGACGCCAAATCCAGGCCATCCCCTGCGGGCCTTTGGCACGCTGGTCGGTCTTTATGGTGTGGGCTTTCTGACTGCCGCCATTGGCCTCTACCTCTTCCTTCCCGCACCGGTGGGTCTGGGCGTACTCAACATGTGGCTGGCCCTGCCCTTGATCATTGTGCTTACCCTGGGGTTTCTTCGCATCCTTCCAGGTGAGGTCATCCGGCCCGGTATCAAACGACAGTTCACGATCTTCAAGGACAAGCACACCTGGTCCATGACCGTGCTTTACATCCTGACCTTCGGTTCCTTCATTGGCTTCTCGGCAGCACTGCCGCTCTCCATCGAGGTCATTTTCGGCTACATGAATCAGGTTCAGGCCGATGGCTCCGTGGAGCGGGTGGCGAACCCCGATGGCCCCAGTGCCCTCACATTCGCCTGGATCGGCCCCTTCATCGGCGCATTGATCCGGCCTATCGGTGGCTGGCTTTCCGACAAGGTGGGCGGCTCCATCGTGACCCAGGTGATTTCCGTGGTCATGGTGCTTGCCTCCGTCGCCGTGGGCTATGTAATGATGCTGGCCTACGCTGCCGAAGCACCCCAGGACTACTTCCCGGCCTTCCTCATACTCTTCCTCGTGATCTTCGCCGCCTGCGGCATCGGTAACGGATCCACCTTCCGCACCATCGGCGTGGTATTCAGCCAGGAGCTGAAGGGCCCCGTGCTGGGCTGGACTTCCGCCGTGGCGGCTTATGGCGCCTTCATCGCGCCCCGCGTCATGGGAGAGCAGATACAGGCCGGCAGTCCCGAAATTGCCATGTATGCCTTCGCCGCCTTCTATGCCATCTGCCTGGTGGTGAACTGGTGGTTCTATCTACGTAAAAACGCCTACATCAAGAATCCGTAA
- a CDS encoding nitrate reductase subunit alpha, with translation MSHFLDNLTFFRREKETFSEDHGVKTDENRRWEDSYRARWQHDRIVRSTHGVNCTGSCSWKIYVKNGLVTWETQQTDYPRTRPGLPNHEPRGCARGASYSWYIYSANRVKYPMIRRRLLELWREAKQSHSDPVNAWQSIVEDPEKARSYKSRRGLGGFLRADWNEVNEIIAAANVYTAKQFGPDRIIGFSPIPAMSMVSYAAGTRYLSLIGGTCMSFYDWYCDLPPASPQTWGEQTDVPESADWFNSTFLMMWGSNVPQTRTPDAHYMTEARYRGTKTVTVTPDYSEASKFGDIWLNPKQGTDSALAMAMGHVILREWHVDGKSEYFDDYVRRYTDLPGLVMLDEQDGRVVPGRYLRASDLDSNMGQENNPEWKTLVRDEKTGNIVVPRGSIGFRWGEEDRRWNLETLDADGKEIRPQLSEIDSRDEVVTVAFPYFGGGGNAHWSHTEHDPIQLRNVPARKVKLADGSEVSVATVFDLMVANYGIDRGLGGGNVAASYDDDIPYTPAWQEAITGVPREKVIAVAQQFAENAHKTRGKSMIIIGAAMNHWYHMDMNYRGVIKMLMMCGCIGVSGGGWAHYVGQEKLRPQPGWTPLAFALDWNRPPRHMNSTSFFYNHTSQWRHEKLEIGEVLSPLAKAADFQGHIIDFNVRAERMGWLPSAPQLSRNPLEIGKAAKAAGQEPKDYVVEQLKSGDLGFACEDPDNPANFPRNMFVWRSNLLGSSGKGHEYFLKYLLGTENGLQNKDLGEETDKHPQEVKWREAATGKLDLLTTLDFRMSTTCMYSDIVLPTATWYEKDDLNTSDMHPFIHPLTAAVDPAWESRSDWDIYKGIARRFSELVPGHLGTETDVVTLPLLHDSPAELAQALDVKDWKKGECEPIPGKTMPNIVPVERDYPATYERFTALGPLMEKAGNNGKGMQWDTSEEVQALRDLNGVQNKGSAKGQPKIETAVHAAEMILMLAPETNGKVAMKSWQSLSEKTGREHTHLVAGHAAEKIRFNDLKAQPRKIFTSPTWSGIESEKVSYNAGWTNVNELIPWRTLTGRQQFYQDHLWMRAFGEQLCVYKPPVDLKTTDAMEGKRSNGNKEVVLNFITPHQKWGIHSTYTDNLLMLTLSRGGPIIWISEVDAAKADIKDNDWIEAFNINGAITARAVVSQRVPEGMSMMYHAQEKIVNTPGSEITGMRGGIHNSVTRAVLKPTHMIGGYAQQSYFFNYHGTVGANRDEFIIVRKMDKVDWMDNDDVGDAMYVEAAK, from the coding sequence ATGAGTCACTTTCTCGACAATCTGACCTTTTTCAGAAGGGAAAAGGAAACCTTTTCCGAAGACCATGGCGTCAAGACCGACGAGAACCGGCGCTGGGAAGACAGCTACCGGGCCCGCTGGCAGCATGACCGCATCGTGCGCTCCACCCACGGAGTGAACTGCACCGGTTCCTGCTCCTGGAAGATCTACGTCAAGAACGGGCTGGTGACCTGGGAAACCCAGCAGACCGACTACCCACGCACCCGCCCGGGCCTGCCCAACCACGAGCCGCGCGGTTGTGCCCGTGGTGCCAGTTATTCCTGGTACATCTACAGTGCCAACCGGGTGAAGTACCCCATGATCCGCCGCCGCCTGCTGGAGCTGTGGCGGGAAGCAAAGCAGAGTCACAGTGACCCCGTGAATGCCTGGCAGTCCATCGTGGAAGACCCGGAGAAAGCGAGAAGCTACAAGTCCCGGCGCGGCCTGGGTGGTTTCCTGCGCGCCGACTGGAACGAAGTCAACGAGATCATTGCGGCGGCCAATGTCTATACCGCCAAGCAGTTCGGCCCGGACCGGATCATTGGCTTCTCCCCCATTCCCGCCATGTCCATGGTGAGCTACGCCGCCGGCACCCGTTATCTGTCTCTGATCGGCGGCACCTGCATGAGCTTTTATGACTGGTACTGCGACCTGCCGCCGGCCTCGCCCCAGACCTGGGGTGAGCAGACCGACGTGCCCGAGTCCGCCGACTGGTTCAATTCCACCTTCCTCATGATGTGGGGCTCCAACGTGCCACAGACCCGCACGCCAGATGCCCACTATATGACCGAGGCCCGCTATCGCGGCACCAAGACGGTGACGGTGACTCCGGACTACTCCGAGGCCTCCAAGTTCGGTGACATCTGGCTCAACCCGAAGCAGGGCACTGACTCCGCCCTGGCCATGGCCATGGGGCATGTGATCCTCAGGGAATGGCATGTGGACGGCAAGAGCGAGTACTTCGACGACTATGTGCGCAGGTACACCGACCTGCCCGGCCTGGTCATGCTGGACGAGCAGGACGGTCGCGTGGTGCCGGGCCGCTATCTGCGCGCCTCGGATCTCGACAGCAACATGGGTCAGGAAAACAACCCCGAGTGGAAGACACTGGTCCGCGACGAAAAGACCGGCAACATCGTGGTGCCCCGTGGCTCCATCGGCTTCCGCTGGGGTGAGGAAGACCGCCGCTGGAACCTGGAGACCCTGGATGCCGATGGCAAGGAAATTCGGCCGCAGCTGAGTGAAATCGACAGCAGGGACGAGGTGGTCACCGTGGCCTTTCCCTACTTCGGGGGTGGCGGCAACGCCCACTGGAGCCACACCGAGCATGACCCCATCCAGCTTCGCAATGTACCCGCCCGCAAGGTCAAGCTGGCTGACGGCAGCGAAGTCAGCGTGGCCACGGTCTTCGACCTGATGGTCGCCAACTACGGCATCGACCGGGGCCTCGGCGGTGGCAATGTGGCCGCCAGCTACGATGATGACATTCCCTACACCCCGGCCTGGCAGGAAGCCATTACCGGCGTGCCCCGGGAGAAAGTCATCGCCGTGGCCCAGCAATTCGCCGAGAATGCCCACAAGACCAGGGGCAAGTCCATGATCATCATTGGTGCCGCCATGAACCACTGGTACCACATGGACATGAACTACCGCGGCGTCATCAAGATGCTGATGATGTGCGGCTGCATCGGTGTCTCCGGCGGTGGCTGGGCCCATTATGTGGGGCAGGAAAAACTGCGCCCGCAGCCGGGCTGGACACCGCTGGCCTTTGCCCTGGACTGGAACCGTCCGCCACGGCACATGAACTCCACTTCCTTCTTCTACAACCACACCAGTCAGTGGCGGCATGAGAAGCTGGAGATCGGTGAAGTGCTCTCGCCGCTGGCCAAGGCGGCCGACTTCCAGGGCCACATAATTGATTTCAACGTACGCGCCGAGCGCATGGGCTGGCTGCCGTCCGCGCCCCAGCTCAGCCGCAACCCCCTGGAGATCGGCAAGGCCGCCAAGGCCGCCGGCCAGGAGCCCAAGGACTATGTGGTTGAACAATTGAAATCCGGCGATCTGGGCTTCGCCTGTGAAGACCCGGACAACCCGGCCAACTTCCCGCGCAACATGTTCGTCTGGCGTTCCAACCTGCTGGGATCTTCCGGCAAGGGCCACGAGTACTTCCTCAAGTACCTGCTGGGCACCGAGAACGGCCTGCAGAACAAGGATCTGGGCGAGGAGACGGACAAGCATCCCCAGGAAGTGAAGTGGCGCGAAGCCGCCACCGGCAAGCTGGACCTGCTGACCACCCTGGACTTCCGCATGTCCACCACCTGCATGTATTCGGACATCGTCCTGCCCACGGCCACCTGGTACGAGAAGGACGATCTCAACACCTCCGACATGCATCCCTTCATCCACCCGCTTACCGCGGCCGTGGATCCGGCCTGGGAATCGCGCTCCGACTGGGACATCTACAAGGGCATCGCCAGGCGCTTCTCGGAACTGGTTCCCGGTCACCTGGGAACCGAGACCGATGTGGTGACCCTGCCCCTGCTGCATGACTCCCCGGCCGAGCTGGCCCAGGCTCTGGACGTGAAGGACTGGAAGAAGGGTGAATGTGAGCCCATCCCGGGCAAGACCATGCCCAACATCGTGCCGGTGGAGCGGGATTACCCCGCCACCTATGAGCGATTCACGGCCCTGGGACCGCTGATGGAAAAGGCCGGCAACAACGGCAAGGGCATGCAGTGGGATACCAGTGAGGAAGTACAAGCCCTGCGCGACCTCAACGGCGTTCAGAACAAGGGCTCCGCCAAGGGGCAGCCAAAGATCGAGACAGCCGTCCACGCCGCGGAGATGATTCTCATGCTGGCCCCGGAGACCAACGGCAAGGTGGCCATGAAGTCCTGGCAGTCCCTGTCCGAAAAGACCGGGCGCGAGCACACCCACCTGGTGGCCGGTCATGCCGCCGAAAAGATCCGCTTCAACGATCTCAAGGCCCAGCCACGCAAGATCTTCACCTCGCCCACCTGGTCCGGGATCGAATCGGAGAAAGTGAGCTACAACGCCGGCTGGACCAATGTGAACGAGCTGATCCCCTGGCGCACCCTCACCGGCCGCCAACAGTTCTATCAGGATCACCTCTGGATGCGGGCCTTCGGTGAACAGCTTTGCGTGTACAAGCCACCGGTGGATCTCAAGACCACCGATGCCATGGAGGGCAAGCGCTCCAACGGCAACAAGGAAGTGGTGCTGAACTTCATCACGCCTCACCAGAAGTGGGGTATTCACAGCACCTACACCGACAACCTGCTCATGCTGACCCTGTCACGCGGCGGCCCCATCATCTGGATAAGCGAGGTGGATGCGGCCAAGGCGGACATCAAGGACAACGACTGGATCGAGGCCTTCAATATCAACGGTGCCATCACCGCCCGCGCGGTGGTGAGCCAGCGGGTACCGGAAGGCATGTCCATGATGTATCACGCGCAGGAAAAGATCGTGAATACCCCCGGGTCGGAGATCACCGGCATGCGAGGCGGCATTCACAACTCCGTTACGCGCGCGGTGCTCAAGCCCACCCACATGATCGGGGGCTACGCCCAGCAGAGTTATTTCTTCAATTACCACGGAACCGTCGGCGCCAACCGTGACGAGTTCATCATCGTCCGCAAGATGGACAAGGTGGACTGGATGGACAACGACGATGTCGGTGACGCCATGTATGTGGAGGCTGCCAAATGA
- the narJ gene encoding nitrate reductase molybdenum cofactor assembly chaperone: MITLRILSRLMAYPTAELVEAGADMRQALAQEGRLSPRRREAVTAFIEQLESTPLMKLQEDYVALFDRGRHLSLHLFEHVHGESRDRGQAMVELINYYREAGLELDARELPDYLPLLLEFLSTRPEEEIHAMLNDAMAVIVLLGARLREKGSTHAELFEALVEIGGEPAEAGAMRKQAATEGPDETITRMDEIWEEEQVTFMANNNPAEGGGCPVSQDTGQKQEIPIQWMEKPGKASHNPAGRG, from the coding sequence ATGATTACATTGCGAATCCTTTCAAGACTCATGGCCTACCCCACCGCCGAATTGGTGGAGGCCGGCGCGGACATGCGCCAGGCACTGGCGCAGGAAGGCCGCCTCTCCCCCCGGCGGAGGGAGGCGGTAACGGCCTTCATCGAGCAGCTCGAGTCCACACCACTGATGAAACTGCAGGAAGATTATGTGGCCCTGTTCGACCGCGGCCGTCATCTCTCCCTGCATCTCTTCGAGCATGTGCATGGTGAATCCCGTGACCGGGGCCAGGCCATGGTGGAGCTGATCAACTATTACCGTGAAGCCGGCCTGGAGCTGGATGCCCGGGAACTGCCGGATTACCTGCCCCTGCTGCTGGAGTTTCTCTCCACCCGGCCGGAAGAGGAAATCCACGCCATGCTCAACGACGCCATGGCGGTGATCGTCCTTCTGGGCGCTCGCCTGCGCGAGAAGGGCTCGACCCATGCCGAACTGTTCGAGGCCCTGGTGGAGATCGGAGGCGAACCCGCTGAAGCCGGCGCCATGCGCAAGCAGGCAGCCACCGAAGGCCCGGATGAAACCATCACCAGAATGGATGAGATCTGGGAAGAAGAGCAGGTGACCTTCATGGCCAACAACAACCCGGCCGAAGGTGGCGGCTGCCCGGTCAGTCAGGATACCGGGCAGAAGCAGGAGATCCCCATCCAGTGGATGGAGAAACCCGGCAAGGCATCCCACAACCCGGCCGGACGCGGCTGA
- a CDS encoding hemerythrin domain-containing protein: MKRSAELQPLSREHNVALKLARDARRAAADGSEKDVSEAWRKLSRIWYTEMAVHFRAEEQLLFPILRDNGDHELVSELEREHRAMQKALEDPRRQDRARLSAIGHVLNDHIRREEREVFPRLERLMNDAARRQVQVGLDRMLESMKEREAS, translated from the coding sequence ATGAAGCGGAGTGCCGAACTGCAGCCCCTGTCCCGGGAGCACAATGTTGCCCTGAAACTGGCGCGGGACGCTCGGCGTGCCGCTGCCGATGGCAGCGAGAAGGATGTTTCCGAGGCCTGGCGCAAACTGTCACGGATCTGGTACACGGAAATGGCGGTACACTTCCGTGCCGAGGAGCAACTCCTGTTTCCCATACTGCGCGACAATGGCGATCATGAACTGGTCAGCGAGCTGGAGCGGGAACACCGGGCCATGCAGAAGGCACTGGAAGACCCACGGCGACAGGATCGCGCGCGACTCTCGGCCATCGGTCACGTGCTCAACGACCACATCCGCCGCGAAGAGCGGGAGGTATTCCCCCGTCTCGAACGACTGATGAACGATGCCGCACGACGGCAGGTACAGGTGGGGCTTGACCGCATGCTTGAATCCATGAAGGAACGGGAGGCCTCATGA